The following coding sequences lie in one Streptomyces sp. NBC_00510 genomic window:
- a CDS encoding ABC transporter ATP-binding protein translates to MRRAEPPPAAPHMLRVEGLVKTHRVDGGEVRAVRGVDLEVRPGEFVAVTGPSGAGKSTLLHLLGGLERPDRGRIWLDGQRVDQLSEARWAVLRRRGVGIVFQFFNLVSTLTVADNIELPALLAGRSPRQVRAARQELLADLGLTGKEDSTPADLSGGEQQRVALARALVNRPALLLADEPTGSLDSKGTREVLRLLTRCHERGQTILLVTHDAKVASAADRVISLFDGEVVDDITLDAPPYASRPSRAAADVVKLQG, encoded by the coding sequence ATGAGAAGGGCCGAGCCGCCCCCCGCGGCGCCGCACATGCTCCGGGTCGAGGGCCTGGTCAAGACGCACCGCGTGGACGGCGGCGAGGTCAGGGCCGTGCGCGGGGTCGACCTGGAGGTGCGGCCCGGCGAGTTCGTCGCCGTCACGGGCCCTTCCGGCGCCGGCAAGTCCACCCTGCTGCATCTGCTCGGCGGCCTCGAACGCCCCGACCGGGGGCGGATATGGCTGGACGGGCAGCGGGTCGACCAGCTCAGCGAGGCACGCTGGGCGGTACTGCGCCGGCGCGGCGTCGGCATCGTCTTCCAGTTCTTCAACCTCGTCTCCACCCTCACCGTCGCGGACAACATCGAACTGCCCGCCCTGCTCGCCGGCCGCTCGCCCCGCCAGGTGCGCGCCGCGCGCCAGGAGTTGCTGGCCGACCTCGGCCTGACGGGCAAGGAGGACAGCACCCCCGCCGACCTGTCCGGCGGTGAGCAGCAACGGGTCGCCCTCGCCCGGGCCCTGGTCAACCGCCCGGCCCTGCTGCTGGCCGACGAGCCCACCGGCAGCCTCGACAGCAAGGGCACCCGGGAGGTGCTGCGGCTGCTGACCCGCTGCCACGAACGCGGCCAGACCATCCTGCTCGTCACGCACGACGCCAAGGTGGCCAGCGCCGCGGACCGGGTGATCAGCCTCTTCGACGGCGAAGTGGTCGACGACATCACCCTCGACGCCCCGCCGTACGCCTCGCGTCCCTCCCGTGCCGCCGCCGACGTCGTGAAGCTGCAGGGCTGA
- a CDS encoding HAMP domain-containing histidine kinase → METPGRRRRLRWWPRSLYWRLALGFLAITTVGVAAADVYAARALADGLRNRLDQQLASIRQDRLDELEATSDLKPAGATAVVLLTDAIGRVVQRESGAMVERAVIRLSSADLDRMATAGRAGAVGPAPMRAVVEKLPDGGYLVIAESTADDAATVHNLVVIEAVSGVPLVAGVVLGALYFSRRTISPLKEITATARRFAAEGALSQRVAAPVSTAEVEALADAVNAMLGRVDEEFNRRRKAEEQLRDFVGAASHELRTPLTAIGGYAQLVRFGALDDPARLDDAMRRVQNETRRMSALVDELLLLARLDQGRPLECRPVDLAELCADAVADARVVDPDRPVTLVVEPGPHMVTGDPDRLRQVVTNLLANVVAHTAHDVPAEVRVGREGDEQIVDVIDGGPGIPEELRERIFERFFRAGGGTPRPARRDDHPAPGSGLGLSIVAAIAAAHAGSVRVEASASGAWFRVRLPALTGA, encoded by the coding sequence GTGGAGACACCCGGCAGGCGGCGCCGGCTGCGCTGGTGGCCCCGCTCGCTGTACTGGCGCCTCGCGCTCGGCTTCCTGGCGATCACCACGGTCGGCGTCGCGGCCGCGGACGTCTACGCCGCGCGGGCCCTCGCCGACGGCCTGCGGAACCGGCTGGACCAGCAGCTGGCCTCCATACGCCAGGACCGGCTCGACGAGCTGGAGGCCACCTCGGACCTCAAGCCCGCCGGGGCGACGGCCGTGGTGCTGCTCACCGACGCCATCGGCAGGGTCGTCCAGCGCGAGTCCGGCGCGATGGTGGAGCGGGCCGTCATCCGGCTGTCCAGCGCCGACCTGGACCGTATGGCCACCGCCGGCCGGGCGGGCGCGGTCGGCCCGGCCCCGATGCGGGCGGTCGTCGAGAAGCTCCCCGACGGCGGCTACCTGGTGATCGCGGAGTCCACCGCGGACGACGCGGCCACGGTGCACAACCTCGTGGTCATCGAGGCCGTCTCCGGTGTGCCGCTGGTCGCCGGCGTCGTGCTCGGCGCCCTGTACTTCAGCCGCCGCACCATCTCGCCGCTCAAGGAGATCACCGCCACCGCCCGCCGGTTCGCCGCCGAGGGCGCACTCTCGCAGCGGGTCGCCGCCCCGGTGTCGACGGCGGAGGTGGAGGCGCTGGCCGACGCCGTCAACGCGATGCTCGGCCGGGTCGACGAGGAGTTCAACCGCCGCCGCAAGGCCGAGGAGCAACTGCGCGACTTCGTCGGCGCCGCCAGCCACGAACTGCGCACCCCGCTCACCGCGATCGGCGGCTACGCGCAGCTGGTGCGCTTCGGCGCCCTCGACGACCCGGCCCGTCTGGACGACGCCATGCGCCGGGTGCAGAACGAGACCCGCAGGATGTCCGCCCTCGTGGACGAGCTGCTGCTGCTGGCCCGCCTCGACCAGGGCCGCCCCCTCGAGTGCCGCCCCGTGGACCTGGCCGAACTCTGCGCCGACGCGGTGGCCGACGCCCGCGTCGTCGACCCCGACCGCCCGGTGACCCTCGTCGTGGAACCCGGGCCCCACATGGTGACCGGCGACCCCGACCGGCTCCGTCAGGTGGTCACCAACCTGCTGGCCAACGTGGTCGCGCACACCGCCCACGACGTCCCCGCCGAGGTACGGGTCGGCCGCGAGGGCGACGAGCAGATCGTCGACGTCATCGACGGCGGGCCCGGGATACCCGAGGAACTGCGCGAGCGGATCTTCGAGCGGTTCTTCCGCGCCGGTGGCGGCACCCCCCGCCCCGCCCGCCGGGACGACCACCCCGCCCCCGGCAGCGGACTGGGCCTGAGCATCGTGGCCGCGATCGCCGCGGCGCACGCGGGCTCGGTGCGGGTGGAGGCATCGGCGTCGGGTGCGTGGTTCCGGGTGCGGTTGCCGGCGCTCACTGGCGCATGA
- a CDS encoding FtsX-like permease family protein, which translates to MRATARWALADLRTHRGQALSIVLATAGITVALLLSVALLVYAANPWQRMFTATEGAHVWLRTDGRADTRALSGIDGVTAVSGPFRTLTVTAQHGREKAALDLRAAGTSPPSVGRPLMDRGSWLDGDDGAGIVLERSVASALWAEPGDEISVTRDGRRSTVRVVGVAGTAEPLYSPGDNPGVAWASPTLVSGLATGPARSGQTVGLRLKDPADTAFVIQRAVSVVGPDRVTSVATWREARADAEGDNHLLGLLLGLFGLAALLAAAIAVTGGIATRVLAYVRDISVLKAVGFTPAQVVRMFLVQHAVLATAGVVLGSVAAETLAPGIPGPMGDAMGLWQGLPQHTWALPGTAVATVLVIALATVLAAWRAGRVPPIPAARGAVPGRRRMSGAARAALRLGTPPALVLGCRGVLHRPARSAAAVARLALPVLMITVALGTWATLDRFEHHPELLGQAGALTARPNGLTDEAVRQLLAARPEIAAAHPGVDLPALAPGQSQSVTLRGIGTTADPYPFAVAEGRRPAGPDEALAGQGLLDALHIEVGQWVRVTVGGTPHILHIVGRSIETGHGGRVISAPLDVLRAQDASIGPSYYSLVLRPGADRAAVRGALTDASHGALEVREVTGPGAELSPVRGVIIGLVSVLALIALAELSTAVGSGIRDHARDMRAYRAVGLTPQQTVATVVTGVGLVVLAAAAAGVAAGVFASDWLIDLQAGSSGVGAGIAQSPPVAALALIVGVCVAAAVALSLLPASRAAGDRNPRMLFNAQ; encoded by the coding sequence GTGCGCGCCACCGCCCGCTGGGCCCTCGCCGATCTGCGCACCCACCGCGGCCAGGCCCTGTCCATCGTCCTGGCCACCGCGGGCATCACCGTGGCGCTGCTGCTCTCCGTCGCCCTGCTGGTGTACGCGGCCAACCCCTGGCAGCGGATGTTCACCGCCACCGAGGGCGCCCACGTCTGGCTGCGCACGGACGGCCGCGCCGACACCCGCGCGCTGTCCGGGATCGACGGGGTCACCGCGGTCTCCGGACCTTTCCGCACCCTCACCGTCACCGCGCAGCACGGCCGGGAGAAGGCCGCCCTCGACCTGCGGGCCGCGGGCACGAGCCCGCCGTCGGTGGGCCGGCCGCTCATGGACCGCGGGAGCTGGCTGGACGGCGATGACGGCGCCGGCATCGTGCTGGAACGGTCGGTGGCGTCGGCGCTGTGGGCCGAGCCGGGGGACGAGATCAGCGTGACCCGCGACGGACGGCGGAGCACCGTCCGCGTGGTCGGCGTCGCCGGGACCGCCGAACCGCTCTACTCCCCGGGAGACAACCCCGGTGTCGCCTGGGCGTCGCCCACGCTGGTGAGCGGCCTCGCCACCGGCCCGGCACGGTCGGGGCAGACCGTGGGGCTGCGGCTGAAGGACCCGGCGGACACCGCCTTCGTCATCCAGCGGGCCGTCTCCGTCGTCGGACCGGACCGCGTCACGAGCGTCGCCACCTGGCGGGAGGCCCGCGCCGACGCCGAGGGCGACAACCACCTCCTCGGGCTGCTGCTCGGCCTGTTCGGGCTGGCCGCGCTGCTGGCCGCCGCGATCGCGGTGACCGGGGGCATCGCCACCCGCGTCCTGGCGTACGTCCGTGACATCTCCGTCCTGAAGGCGGTCGGCTTCACCCCGGCCCAGGTGGTCCGGATGTTCCTCGTGCAGCACGCGGTGCTCGCCACCGCCGGTGTGGTGCTCGGATCGGTGGCCGCGGAGACGCTCGCGCCGGGCATCCCCGGGCCGATGGGGGACGCCATGGGGCTGTGGCAGGGACTGCCGCAGCACACCTGGGCGCTCCCCGGTACGGCCGTGGCGACCGTGCTGGTCATCGCCCTGGCCACGGTGCTCGCCGCCTGGCGGGCCGGTCGCGTGCCGCCGATCCCCGCCGCGCGGGGGGCCGTTCCGGGACGCCGCAGGATGTCCGGCGCGGCCCGGGCCGCGCTGCGCCTGGGGACCCCGCCCGCCCTGGTGCTCGGCTGCCGCGGCGTGCTGCACCGGCCCGCACGCTCGGCGGCCGCCGTGGCCCGGCTCGCCCTGCCGGTCCTGATGATCACCGTGGCGCTGGGGACCTGGGCCACCCTCGACCGCTTCGAGCACCACCCCGAACTGCTCGGCCAGGCCGGCGCGCTCACCGCCCGCCCCAACGGCCTCACCGACGAGGCCGTCCGGCAGTTGCTCGCCGCACGACCGGAGATCGCCGCGGCACACCCGGGCGTCGACCTCCCCGCGCTCGCCCCGGGCCAGTCGCAGTCCGTCACCCTGCGGGGGATCGGCACCACCGCCGACCCCTACCCCTTCGCCGTCGCGGAGGGCCGGCGCCCCGCCGGACCCGACGAGGCACTCGCCGGGCAGGGCCTGCTCGACGCGCTGCACATCGAGGTCGGCCAGTGGGTCCGGGTCACCGTCGGCGGCACCCCGCACATCCTGCACATCGTCGGCCGCAGCATCGAGACCGGGCACGGCGGACGGGTGATCTCCGCCCCGCTCGACGTGCTGCGGGCCCAGGACGCCTCCATCGGGCCCTCGTACTACAGCCTGGTGCTGCGTCCCGGCGCCGACCGCGCGGCGGTGCGCGGCGCCCTCACGGACGCGTCGCACGGCGCCCTGGAGGTGCGCGAGGTCACCGGCCCCGGCGCCGAGCTCTCCCCGGTGCGCGGCGTGATCATCGGACTGGTCAGCGTCCTCGCGCTGATCGCCCTGGCCGAACTGTCCACGGCCGTCGGCAGCGGCATCCGCGACCACGCCCGCGACATGCGCGCCTACCGCGCCGTGGGCCTGACGCCGCAGCAGACCGTGGCGACCGTCGTGACCGGCGTCGGCCTGGTGGTCCTGGCCGCCGCCGCGGCGGGGGTCGCCGCGGGGGTGTTCGCCTCCGACTGGCTGATCGACCTGCAGGCCGGCTCCAGCGGCGTCGGCGCGGGGATCGCCCAGTCCCCGCCGGTTGCGGCGCTGGCCCTGATCGTCGGCGTGTGCGTCGCGGCGGCGGTGGCACTCTCGCTGCTGCCCGCCTCCCGCGCGGCGGGGGACCGTAATCCGCGGATGCTGTTCAACGCCCAGTGA
- a CDS encoding MBL fold metallo-hydrolase — protein MTAARIDHLVTSGTFSLDGGTWDVDNNVWIVGDDTEAIVVDAAHDADAIAAALGGRRLLAIVSTHAHNDHVDAAPALAARTGAKILLHGDDLPLWKQTHPERSPDGELTDGQVIAVAGTELTVLHTPGHAPGAVCLYAPALGTVFTGDTLFQGGPGATGRSFSDFPTIIDSIRERLLTLPPETVVRTGHGDSTTIGAEAPHLDEWIARGH, from the coding sequence GTGACGGCCGCCCGCATCGACCACCTCGTCACCTCGGGCACCTTCTCGCTGGACGGCGGCACCTGGGACGTCGACAACAACGTCTGGATCGTCGGCGACGACACCGAGGCGATCGTCGTCGACGCCGCCCACGACGCCGACGCCATCGCCGCGGCGCTGGGCGGCCGCCGCCTGCTCGCGATCGTGAGCACCCACGCCCACAACGACCACGTCGACGCCGCGCCCGCGCTCGCCGCCCGCACCGGCGCGAAGATCCTGCTGCACGGCGACGACCTGCCGCTGTGGAAGCAGACCCACCCGGAGCGCTCCCCGGACGGGGAACTGACGGACGGTCAGGTCATTGCGGTGGCCGGCACCGAGCTCACGGTGCTGCACACCCCGGGCCACGCGCCGGGCGCCGTCTGCCTGTACGCGCCGGCCCTCGGCACGGTCTTCACCGGCGACACCCTCTTCCAGGGCGGCCCGGGCGCCACGGGGCGGTCCTTCTCGGACTTCCCCACCATCATCGACTCCATCCGCGAGCGGCTGCTGACCCTGCCGCCGGAGACGGTCGTCCGCACCGGCCACGGCGACAGCACCACCATCGGCGCCGAGGCCCCGCATCTGGACGAGTGGATCGCCCGCGGCCACTGA
- a CDS encoding S-(hydroxymethyl)mycothiol dehydrogenase, protein MAHQVRAVVAREKGSPVSLETIVVPDPGPGEALVRIQACGVCHTDLHYREGGINDDFPFLLGHEAAGIVESVGDGVTDVAPGDFVVLNWRAVCGQCRACLRGRPWYCFNTHNAKQKMTLLDGTELSPALGIGAFAEKTLVHAGQCTKVDPAVSPAVAGLLGCGVMAGIGAAINTGNVGRGDSVAVIGCGGVGDAAIAGARLAGAAKIIAVDIDARKLETARKLGATHTVNSKETDPVEAVRELTGGFGADVVIEAVGRPETYKQAFYARDLAGTVVLVGVPTPEMKLELPLLDVFGRGGALKSSWYGDCLPSRDFPMLIDLHLQGRLDLDTFVTETIALDEVEKAFERMHHGDVLRSVVVL, encoded by the coding sequence ATGGCTCACCAGGTCCGTGCCGTCGTCGCCCGGGAGAAGGGTTCCCCCGTCAGCCTGGAAACGATCGTCGTGCCCGACCCGGGGCCCGGGGAGGCGCTGGTACGGATCCAGGCCTGCGGGGTCTGCCACACCGACCTGCACTACCGCGAGGGCGGCATCAACGACGACTTCCCGTTCCTGCTCGGCCACGAGGCGGCCGGCATCGTGGAGTCGGTCGGCGACGGCGTCACCGACGTCGCCCCCGGCGACTTCGTCGTCCTCAACTGGCGTGCGGTGTGCGGCCAGTGCCGTGCCTGTCTGCGCGGCCGCCCTTGGTACTGCTTCAACACCCACAACGCCAAGCAGAAGATGACCCTGCTGGACGGCACCGAGCTCTCCCCGGCCCTCGGCATCGGGGCCTTCGCCGAGAAGACCCTCGTCCACGCCGGGCAGTGCACCAAGGTCGACCCGGCCGTCTCCCCGGCCGTCGCCGGGCTGCTGGGCTGCGGTGTCATGGCGGGCATCGGCGCGGCCATCAACACCGGCAACGTCGGCCGCGGCGACTCCGTCGCCGTCATCGGCTGCGGCGGCGTGGGTGACGCGGCGATCGCCGGCGCCCGGCTGGCCGGCGCCGCGAAGATCATCGCGGTGGACATCGACGCGCGGAAGCTGGAGACGGCGAGGAAGCTGGGCGCCACGCACACCGTCAACTCCAAGGAGACCGACCCCGTCGAGGCGGTCCGCGAGCTGACCGGCGGCTTCGGCGCCGACGTCGTCATCGAGGCGGTCGGCCGCCCCGAGACGTACAAGCAGGCCTTCTACGCCCGCGACCTGGCCGGCACCGTCGTCCTGGTCGGCGTGCCCACCCCCGAGATGAAGCTGGAACTCCCGCTGCTGGACGTCTTCGGCCGCGGCGGCGCCCTGAAGTCCTCCTGGTACGGCGACTGCCTGCCCTCCCGTGACTTCCCCATGCTCATCGACCTCCACCTGCAGGGCCGGCTGGACCTGGACACCTTCGTCACCGAGACCATCGCCCTGGACGAGGTGGAGAAGGCCTTCGAGCGGATGCACCACGGCGACGTGCTGCGCTCGGTGGTGGTCCTGTGA
- a CDS encoding D-2-hydroxyacid dehydrogenase family protein, protein MRIAVLDDYQKAAHRFADWDALGAEVVFLHDHVSGTAELAGALDGFDVVVAMRERTPFTEERFAALPALRLLVTTGMANASVDLAAARRHGVTVCGTESVAHATAELTWGLVLSLVRHLPEETAGMRHGEWQHTIGGDLHGRTLGVVGLGRLGARVAAIGTAFGMRVLAWSANLDPEHAAACGARAVGKRELFSQSDVVTVHYKLSARSTGLVGAEELGWMKPTALLVNTSRGPLVDTPALVAALRERRIAGAALDVYDTEPLPAGDVLRSLPGALLTPHLGYVTEATYEVFYRQAVEDIAAYRDGAPLRVLSA, encoded by the coding sequence ATGCGCATCGCCGTCCTGGACGACTATCAGAAGGCGGCGCACCGGTTCGCCGACTGGGACGCGCTGGGAGCCGAGGTGGTCTTCCTCCACGACCACGTCTCCGGTACGGCCGAACTGGCCGGGGCGCTGGACGGCTTCGACGTGGTGGTCGCCATGCGCGAGCGCACCCCCTTCACCGAGGAGCGCTTCGCGGCGCTGCCGGCGCTGCGGCTGCTGGTGACCACCGGGATGGCGAACGCGTCCGTCGACCTGGCCGCCGCCCGCCGGCACGGTGTGACGGTGTGCGGCACGGAAAGCGTCGCGCACGCCACGGCCGAGCTGACCTGGGGGCTCGTCCTGTCGCTGGTCCGGCACCTCCCCGAGGAGACGGCCGGGATGCGGCACGGTGAGTGGCAGCACACGATCGGCGGCGACCTGCACGGCCGGACGCTGGGCGTGGTGGGGCTGGGCCGGCTGGGCGCGCGGGTCGCCGCGATCGGCACCGCCTTCGGGATGCGCGTCCTGGCGTGGAGCGCCAATCTCGACCCGGAGCACGCCGCCGCGTGCGGCGCGCGGGCGGTCGGCAAGCGTGAGCTGTTCTCGCAGTCCGACGTCGTCACCGTGCACTACAAGCTCAGCGCGCGCAGTACCGGGCTGGTCGGCGCCGAGGAGCTGGGCTGGATGAAGCCCACGGCGCTGCTGGTCAACACCTCGCGCGGTCCGCTCGTCGACACCCCGGCGCTGGTCGCCGCGCTGCGCGAGCGCCGGATCGCCGGTGCGGCGCTGGACGTGTACGACACCGAGCCGCTGCCCGCCGGGGACGTCCTGCGGAGCCTGCCGGGCGCGCTGCTCACCCCCCACCTGGGCTACGTCACGGAGGCGACGTACGAGGTCTTCTACCGGCAGGCGGTCGAGGACATCGCGGCCTACCGGGACGGCGCGCCGCTGCGGGTGCTCAGCGCCTGA
- a CDS encoding PadR family transcriptional regulator: MRLPLMALLAKGPAHGYELKTALEKLFGAAYPQPNIGQIYVTLARLEKSGLIRGEDVTQSGRPNKRIYELTDAGQEAVAAWFDEPSSEPRVRDEFFMKLALAPATGLADQVSLINKQRRHYLNLMRAMSRLAAGEDRDNTIAQLLIEGATLHLQADLDWLERCQEELE, from the coding sequence GTGCGCCTTCCGCTCATGGCACTCCTCGCCAAGGGGCCCGCCCATGGTTACGAGCTCAAAACGGCACTTGAGAAGCTTTTCGGTGCGGCCTATCCTCAGCCGAACATCGGCCAGATCTACGTGACGCTGGCGCGCCTGGAGAAGTCGGGACTGATCCGGGGCGAGGACGTCACCCAGTCCGGCCGGCCCAACAAGCGGATCTACGAACTCACCGACGCCGGGCAGGAGGCGGTCGCCGCCTGGTTCGACGAGCCGTCCAGCGAGCCGCGGGTGCGCGACGAGTTCTTCATGAAGCTCGCCCTCGCCCCGGCCACCGGCCTGGCCGACCAGGTCTCCCTGATCAACAAGCAGCGCCGCCACTACCTCAACCTCATGCGGGCCATGTCCCGGCTCGCCGCGGGGGAGGACCGGGACAACACCATCGCGCAGCTGCTGATCGAGGGCGCGACGCTGCATCTGCAGGCGGACCTCGACTGGCTGGAGCGCTGCCAGGAGGAGCTGGAATGA
- a CDS encoding DUF4190 domain-containing protein, with translation MPGTPVSTRRAHADGAAVASFVLGLVGLLVFSVVLGPAALVLGSMALFQGTARRGRAVLGLALGAADLVVLAVVTANDHAYGWSL, from the coding sequence ATGCCCGGGACACCCGTGAGCACGCGTCGCGCCCACGCGGACGGCGCGGCGGTGGCGTCGTTCGTCCTCGGACTGGTGGGCCTGCTGGTCTTCAGCGTGGTCCTCGGCCCCGCCGCCCTCGTGCTGGGCTCGATGGCGCTGTTCCAGGGCACCGCCCGCCGCGGGCGGGCCGTGCTGGGGCTCGCACTGGGGGCGGCCGACCTGGTCGTGCTCGCGGTGGTGACCGCGAACGACCACGCCTACGGGTGGTCGCTCTGA